A single window of Lathamus discolor isolate bLatDis1 chromosome 20, bLatDis1.hap1, whole genome shotgun sequence DNA harbors:
- the ATP6V0A1 gene encoding V-type proton ATPase 116 kDa subunit a 1 isoform X3, with the protein MGELFRSEEMTLAQLFLQSEAAYCCVSELGELGKVQFRDLNPDVNVFQRKFVNEVRRCEEMDRKLRFVEKEIKKANIPIMDTGENPEVPFPRDMIDLEANFEKIENELKEINTNQEALKRNFLELTELKFILRKTQQFFDEAELHHQQMADPDLLEESSSLLEPSEMGRGAPLRLGFVAGVINRERIPTFERMLWRVCRGNVFLRQAEIENPLEDPVTGDYVHKSVFIIFFQGDQLKNRVKKICEGFRASLYPCPETPQERKEMASGVNTRIDDLQMVLNQTEDHRQRVLQAAAKNIRVWFIKVRKMKAIYHTLNLCNIDVTQKCLIAEVWCPVADLDSIQFALRRGTEHSGSTVPSILNRMQTNQTPPTYNKTNKFTCGFQNIVDAYGIGTYREINPAPYTIITFPFLFAVMFGDFGHGILMTLIAVWMVLRESRILSQKSDNEMFNMVFSGRYIILLMGLFSTYTGLIYNDCFSKSLNFFGSSWSVRPMFTKGNWSDALLETTPLLQLNPAIPGVFGGPYPFGIDPIWNIASNKLAFLNSFKMKMSVILGIIHMLFGVTLSLLNHIYFKKPLNIYLGFIPEMIFMSSLFGYLVILIFYKWTAYDAHTSKDAPSLLIHFINMFLFSYSDTSNKMLYKGQQGLQCFLVVVALLCVPWMLVAKPLVLRHQYLRRKHLGTHNFGGIRVGNGPTEEDAEIIQHDQLSTHSEEGEED; encoded by the exons ATGGGGGAGCTGTTCCGCAGCGAGGAGATGACCCTGGCCCAGCTTTTCCTGCAGTCCGAGGCCGCGTACTGCTGTGTCAGCGAGCTGGGCGAGCTGGGCAAGGTCCAGTTCCGCGAT CTGAACCCGGACGTGAACGTGTTCCAGCGCAAGTTCGTCAATGAAGTCAGGAGGTGCGAGGAGATGGACCGAAAGCTCC GGTTTGTTGAGAAGGAGattaagaaagcaaatattcCTATCATGGACACTGGTGAAAACCCAGAGGTGCCTTTTCCACGTGACATGATCGACTTGGAG GCAAACTTTGAGAAGATTGAAAATGAGCTTAAAGAAATCAACACGAACCAGGAAGCGCTGAAGAGAAACTTCTTGGAGCTGACAGAGTTAAAATTCATCCTGCGTAAAACTCAGCAGTTCTTTGATGAG GCTGAATTGCATCATCAGCAGATGGCGGATCCAGACCTGTTGGAGGAATCCTCTTCGCTCCTGGAACCAAGCGAGATGGGAAGAGGTGCCCCGCTACGACTTGG GTTTGTGGCTGGTGTGATCAACCGGGAGCGGATCCCCACGTTCGAGCGCATGCTGTGGCGAGTGTGCCGAGGGAACGTGTTCCTGCGCCAGGCAGAGATTGAAAACCCCCTGGAGGATCCTGTGACG GGGGATTATGTGCACAAGTCTGTGTTTATCATCTTCTTCCAAGGCGACCAGCTGAAGAACAGAGTCAAGAAGATATGTGAAGG ATTCCGTGCCTCCCTCTACCCATGCCCAGAAACACCCCAGGAACGGAAGGAAATGGCTTCTGGTGTCAATACCAGAATTGATGATCTTCAGATG GTGCTGAACCAAACCGAGGATCATCGGCAGCGGgtcctgcaggcagctgccaaaAACATCCGCGTGTGGTTCATCAAGGTGCGCAAGATGAAGGCCATCTACCACACCCTGAACCTTTGCAACATCGACGTCACGCAGAAGTGCCTCATTGCTGAAGTCTGGTGCCCTGTGGCTGACCTCGATTCCATCCAGTTTGCTCTCAGGAGAGGCACT GAGCACAGTGGATCCACTGTCCCATCCATTCTAAACAGGATGCAAACCAATCAGACCCCACCAACATACAACAAAACTAACAAGTTTACTTGTGGCTTTCAAAACATTGTTGATGCTTACGGCATTGGGACGTACCGGGAAATAAATCCAG CACCCTATACAATCATTACCTTCCcctttctgtttgctgtgatGTTTGGAGATTTTGGCCACGGAATCCTGATGACTCTGATTGCTGTTTGGATGGTGCTTAGGGAAAGTCGCATCCTCTCACAGAAGAGTGACAATGAG ATGTTCAACATGGTTTTTAGTGGCCGATACATCATCCTGCTGATGGGGCTCTTCTCCACCTACACCGGCCTCATCTACAATGACTGTTTCTCCAAGTCCCTGAATTTCTTTGGCTCATCATGGAGTGTCCGGCCCATGTTCACGAAAGGCAACTGGTC AGATGCCTTGCTAGAGACtactcctctgctgcagctgaacccTGCCATTCCCGGCGTGTTCGGTGGCCCCTACCCCTTCGGCATTGACCCG ATTTGGAATATTGCCAGCAATAAGCTGGCCTTCCTCAACTCCTTTAAGATGAAAATGTCTGTGATTCTTGGCATTATCCACATGCTCTTTGGTGTCACACTGAGTCTTCTCAACCACAT CTATTTTAAGAAGCCACTGAACATATACCTGGGATTTATTCCAGAGATGATTTTCATGTCGTCACTCTTCGGATACCTTGTTATTCTCATTTTCTACAAATGGACAGCCTACGATGCTCACACCTCCAAGGATGCACCAAGCCTTTTAATACACTTTATCAACATGTTTCTCTTCTCCTATAGTGACACCAGTAATAAGATGCTTTATAAGGGGCAG CAAGGCCTCCAGTGTTTCCTTGTGGTGGTGGCGTTACTGTGTGTGCCCTGGATGCTGGTAGCTAAACCCCTGGTCCTTCGCCATCAGTATTTAAGGAGAAAGCACTTG
- the ATP6V0A1 gene encoding V-type proton ATPase 116 kDa subunit a 1 isoform X2: MGELFRSEEMTLAQLFLQSEAAYCCVSELGELGKVQFRDLNPDVNVFQRKFVNEVRRCEEMDRKLRFVEKEIKKANIPIMDTGENPEVPFPRDMIDLEANFEKIENELKEINTNQEALKRNFLELTELKFILRKTQQFFDEAELHHQQMADPDLLEESSSLLEPSEMGRGAPLRLGFVAGVINRERIPTFERMLWRVCRGNVFLRQAEIENPLEDPVTGDYVHKSVFIIFFQGDQLKNRVKKICEGFRASLYPCPETPQERKEMASGVNTRIDDLQMVLNQTEDHRQRVLQAAAKNIRVWFIKVRKMKAIYHTLNLCNIDVTQKCLIAEVWCPVADLDSIQFALRRGTEHSGSTVPSILNRMQTNQTPPTYNKTNKFTCGFQNIVDAYGIGTYREINPAPYTIITFPFLFAVMFGDFGHGILMTLIAVWMVLRESRILSQKSDNEMFNMVFSGRYIILLMGLFSTYTGLIYNDCFSKSLNFFGSSWSVRPMFTKGNWSDALLETTPLLQLNPAIPGVFGGPYPFGIDPIWNIASNKLAFLNSFKMKMSVILGIIHMLFGVTLSLLNHIYFKKPLNIYLGFIPEMIFMSSLFGYLVILIFYKWTAYDAHTSKDAPSLLIHFINMFLFSYSDTSNKMLYKGQQGLQCFLVVVALLCVPWMLVAKPLVLRHQYLRRKHLGTHNFGGIRVGNGPTEEDAEIIQHDQLSTHSEEGEEPAEDEVVRLQPALPSCVSGPFPIGVKHVPS, from the exons ATGGGGGAGCTGTTCCGCAGCGAGGAGATGACCCTGGCCCAGCTTTTCCTGCAGTCCGAGGCCGCGTACTGCTGTGTCAGCGAGCTGGGCGAGCTGGGCAAGGTCCAGTTCCGCGAT CTGAACCCGGACGTGAACGTGTTCCAGCGCAAGTTCGTCAATGAAGTCAGGAGGTGCGAGGAGATGGACCGAAAGCTCC GGTTTGTTGAGAAGGAGattaagaaagcaaatattcCTATCATGGACACTGGTGAAAACCCAGAGGTGCCTTTTCCACGTGACATGATCGACTTGGAG GCAAACTTTGAGAAGATTGAAAATGAGCTTAAAGAAATCAACACGAACCAGGAAGCGCTGAAGAGAAACTTCTTGGAGCTGACAGAGTTAAAATTCATCCTGCGTAAAACTCAGCAGTTCTTTGATGAG GCTGAATTGCATCATCAGCAGATGGCGGATCCAGACCTGTTGGAGGAATCCTCTTCGCTCCTGGAACCAAGCGAGATGGGAAGAGGTGCCCCGCTACGACTTGG GTTTGTGGCTGGTGTGATCAACCGGGAGCGGATCCCCACGTTCGAGCGCATGCTGTGGCGAGTGTGCCGAGGGAACGTGTTCCTGCGCCAGGCAGAGATTGAAAACCCCCTGGAGGATCCTGTGACG GGGGATTATGTGCACAAGTCTGTGTTTATCATCTTCTTCCAAGGCGACCAGCTGAAGAACAGAGTCAAGAAGATATGTGAAGG ATTCCGTGCCTCCCTCTACCCATGCCCAGAAACACCCCAGGAACGGAAGGAAATGGCTTCTGGTGTCAATACCAGAATTGATGATCTTCAGATG GTGCTGAACCAAACCGAGGATCATCGGCAGCGGgtcctgcaggcagctgccaaaAACATCCGCGTGTGGTTCATCAAGGTGCGCAAGATGAAGGCCATCTACCACACCCTGAACCTTTGCAACATCGACGTCACGCAGAAGTGCCTCATTGCTGAAGTCTGGTGCCCTGTGGCTGACCTCGATTCCATCCAGTTTGCTCTCAGGAGAGGCACT GAGCACAGTGGATCCACTGTCCCATCCATTCTAAACAGGATGCAAACCAATCAGACCCCACCAACATACAACAAAACTAACAAGTTTACTTGTGGCTTTCAAAACATTGTTGATGCTTACGGCATTGGGACGTACCGGGAAATAAATCCAG CACCCTATACAATCATTACCTTCCcctttctgtttgctgtgatGTTTGGAGATTTTGGCCACGGAATCCTGATGACTCTGATTGCTGTTTGGATGGTGCTTAGGGAAAGTCGCATCCTCTCACAGAAGAGTGACAATGAG ATGTTCAACATGGTTTTTAGTGGCCGATACATCATCCTGCTGATGGGGCTCTTCTCCACCTACACCGGCCTCATCTACAATGACTGTTTCTCCAAGTCCCTGAATTTCTTTGGCTCATCATGGAGTGTCCGGCCCATGTTCACGAAAGGCAACTGGTC AGATGCCTTGCTAGAGACtactcctctgctgcagctgaacccTGCCATTCCCGGCGTGTTCGGTGGCCCCTACCCCTTCGGCATTGACCCG ATTTGGAATATTGCCAGCAATAAGCTGGCCTTCCTCAACTCCTTTAAGATGAAAATGTCTGTGATTCTTGGCATTATCCACATGCTCTTTGGTGTCACACTGAGTCTTCTCAACCACAT CTATTTTAAGAAGCCACTGAACATATACCTGGGATTTATTCCAGAGATGATTTTCATGTCGTCACTCTTCGGATACCTTGTTATTCTCATTTTCTACAAATGGACAGCCTACGATGCTCACACCTCCAAGGATGCACCAAGCCTTTTAATACACTTTATCAACATGTTTCTCTTCTCCTATAGTGACACCAGTAATAAGATGCTTTATAAGGGGCAG CAAGGCCTCCAGTGTTTCCTTGTGGTGGTGGCGTTACTGTGTGTGCCCTGGATGCTGGTAGCTAAACCCCTGGTCCTTCGCCATCAGTATTTAAGGAGAAAGCACTTG
- the CAVIN1 gene encoding caveolae-associated protein 1, translating into MEETTLQIIEPPTVSEASEEPVPEEPIKPDQINGVMVLTLLDKIIGAVDQIQLTQTQLEERQQDMDSAVTSIQGELTKLTKAHTTTSNTVNKMLEKVRKVSVNVKTVRQNLEKQAGQIKKLEANEAELLKRRNFKVMIYQDEVKLPSKLSISKSLKEGEKLEKEGEGEEGPVGEDHAEEDHVQLSSDEEVEIEEIIEESRAERIKRSGMKRVDDFKKAFSKEKMEKTKLKTKENLEKTRHNLEKTRHNLEKRMNKLGTKIVTNERREKMKTSRDKLRKSFTPDHTIYARSKTAVYKVPPFTFHVKKIREGEVEVKATELVEVGGEEGENSDLMRGESPETHTLLEITEESDAVLVDKSDSE; encoded by the exons ATGGAGGAGACGACTCTGCAAATCATCGAACCACCGACTGTTTCTGAGGCCTCAGAGGAGCCCGTGCCCGAAGAACCCATCAAACCAGACCAGATCAATGGCGTGATGGTGCTGACCCTTCTGGACAAGATCATTGGAGCGGTGGATCAGATCCAGCTGACCCAAACGCAGctggaggagagacagcaagaCATGGATAGCGCCGTGACCAGCATCCAGGGAGAGCTGACCAAGCTGACAAAGGCTCACACCACCACCAGCAACACTGTGAACAAGATGCTGGAGAAGGTGCGCAAGGTGAGCGTGAACGTGAAGACGGTTCGGCAGAACCTGGAGAAACAAGCGGGGCAGATAAAGAAGCTGGAGGCCAACGAAGCAGAGCTCCTGAAACGCAGGAACTTCAAAGTCATGATCTACCAG GATGAAGTGAAGCTCCCGTCTAAACTGAGCATCAGCAAGTCCCTAAAGGAGGGcgaaaagctggagaaggaaggtGAGGGCGAAGAGGGGCCTGTGGGCGAGGACCATGCGGAGGAGGACCACGTCCAGCTCTCCTCAGATGAAGAGGTGGAGATTGAAGAGATTATTGAAGAGTCCCGGGCAGagcgcatcaaaaggagcggcATGAAAAGAGTGGATGACTTTAAGAAGGCATTCTCCAaggagaagatggagaaaaCGAAGCTAAAGACCAAGGAAAACCTGGAGAAGACCCGCCACAACTTGGAGAAGACCCGCCacaacctggagaagaggatgAATAAACTGGGCACCAAGATTGTGACTAATGAAAGGAGGGAGAAGATGAAGACCTCTCGGGACAAGCTGAGGAAGTCTTTCACCCCGGACCACACCATCTACGCCAGGTCCAAGACAGCCGTCTACAAAGTGCCGCCCTTCACTTTCCATGTCAAGAAGATAAGAGAGGGCGAGGTGGAAGTGAAAGCCACGGAGCTGGTGGAGGTGggtggagaggagggagaaaactCGGATCTGATGCGCGGGGAGAGCCCCGAGACGCACACGCTGCTGGAGATCACGGAGGAGTCGGACGCGGTACTGGTGGACAAGAGCGACAGCGAGTAG
- the STAT3 gene encoding signal transducer and activator of transcription 3, translated as MAQWNQLQQLDTRYLEQLHQLYSDSFPMELRQFLAPWIESQDWAYAASKESHATLVFHNLLGEIDQQYSRFLQESNVLYQHNLRRIKQFLQSRYLEKPMEIARIVARCLWEESRLLQTAATAAQQGGQATHPTAAVVTEKQQMLEQHLQDVRKRVQDLEQKMKVVENLQDDFDFNYKTLKSQGDMQDLNGNNQSVTRQKMQQLEQMLTALDQMRRGIVSELAGLLSAMEYVQKMLADEELADWKRRQQIACIGGPPNICLDRLENWITSLAESQLQTRQQIKKLEELQQKVSYKGDPIVQHRPMLEERIVDLFRNLMKSAFVVERQPCMPMHPDRPLVIKTGVQFTTKVRLLVKFPELNYQLKIKVCIDKDSGDVAALRGSRKFNILGTNTKVMNMEESNNGSLSAEFKHLTLREQRCGNGGRANCDASLIVTEELHLITFETEVYHQGLKIDLETHSLPVVVISNICQMPNAWASILWYNMLTNNPKNVNFFTKPPIGTWDQVAEVLSWQFSSTTKRGLSIEQLTTLAEKLLGPGVNYSGCQITWAKFCKENMAGKGFSFWVWLDNIIDLVKKYILALWNEGYIMGFISKERERAILSTKPPGTFLLRFSESSKEGGITFTWVEKDISGKTQIQSVEPYTKQQLNNMSFAEIIMGYKIMDATNILVSPLVYLYPDIPKEEAFGKYCRSESQEHSEATDSGAAPYLKTKFICVTPTSFSNTIDLPMSPRTLDTLMQFGSTSEGAEANTGGQFESLTFDMELTPECASSPM; from the exons ATGGCACAATGgaaccagctgcagcagctcgaCACGCGGTAcctggagcagctccaccagctctACAGCGACAGCTTTCCCATGGAGCTCCGGCAGTTCCTGGCCCCGTGGATTGAGAGCCAGGACTG GGCGTACGCTGCCAGCAAGGAGTCCCATGCCACGCTGGTGTTCCACAACCTGCTGGGGGAGATCGACCAGCAGTACAGCCGCTTCCTGCAGGAGTCCAACGTCCTCTACCAGCACAACCTGCGGCGCATCAAGCAGTTCCTGCAG AGCAGGTACCTGGAGAAGCCGATGGAGATCGCCCGCATCGTGGCTCGCTGCCTCTGGGAAGAGTCCCGGCTCCTCCAGACCGCAGCCACTGCAGCCCAG CAAGGGGGACAGGCCACGCATCCCACAGCAGCTGTAgtgacagaaaagcagcagatgctggAGCAGCATCTGCAGGATGTGAGGAAGAGGGTGCAG GATCTGGAGCAGAAGATGAAAGTGGTGGAGAATCTCCAGGATGACTTTGATTTTAACTACAAGACTTTGAAAAGCCAAGGAG ACATGCAGGATCTGAATGGAAACAACCAGTCCGTGACCCGGCAGAAgatgcagcagctggagcagatgCTGACGGCGCTGGACCAGATGCGAAGG GGCATTGTGAGCGAGCTGGCTGGGCTGCTCTCCGCCATGGAGTATGTGCAGAAGATGCTGGCAGATGAGGAACTGGCAGACTGGAAGAGACGGCAGCAGATCGCCTGCATTGGCGGCCCCCCCAATATCTGCTTAGACCGGCTGGAGAACTG GATAACCTCTCTTGCCGAATCACAGCTACAGACCCGGCAGCAGATCAAGAAGttggaagagctgcagcagaaagtGTCCTACAAGGGTGACCCCATTGTCCAGCACCGGCCCATGCTGGAGGAGCGGATCGTGGACCTGTTCCGGAACCTGATGAAAAG CGCTTTCGTCGTGGAGAGGCAGCCCTGCATGCCCATGCACCCCGACCGGCCCCTGGTCATCAAAACCGGGGTGCAGTTCACCACCAAAGTCAG GTTGTTGGTCAAGTTCCCAGAGCTGAACTATCAGCTGAAGATCAAAGTCTGCATCGACAA GGACTCTGGGGACGTTGCAGCCCTCCGGGG GTCCCGCAAGTTTAACATCCTGGGCACGAACACCAAGGTCATGAACATGGAAGAGTCCAACAACGGCAGCCTCTCGGCCGAGTTCAAGCACCTG ACCCTGCGGGAGCAGCGCTGCGGTAACGGAGGCCGAGCCAACTGCGAT GCCTCGCTCATAGTCACGGAGGAGCTGCACCTCATCACCTTCGAGACAGAGGTGTATCACCAGGGCCTGAAGATCGACCTGGAG ACCCACTCGCTGCCTGTGGTGGTCATCTCCAACATCTGCCAGATGCCAAATGCCTGGGCCTCCATCCTGTGGTACAACATGCTGACCAACAACCCCAAG AACGTGAACTTCTTCACCAAGCCCCCCATCGGGACGTGGGACCAGGTGGCAGAGGTGCTGAGCTGGCAGTTCTCCTCCACCACCAAGCGTGGCCTCAGCATCGAGCAGCTGACAACGCTGGCGGAGAAGCTCCTAG GCCCGGGTGTGAATTACTCCGGCTGCCAGATCACCTGGGCCAAGTTCTGCAAG GAGAACATGGCTGGCAAAGGCTTCTCCTTCTGGGTCTGGCTGGACAACATCATTGACTTGGTGAAAAAGTACATCCTGGCGCTGTGGAATGAGGG GTACATCATGGGCTTCATCAGCAAGGAGCGGGAGCGAGCGATCCTGAGCACCAAGCCCCCAGGCACCTTCCTGCTGCGGTTCAGCGAGAGCAGCAAGGAGGGTGGCATCACCTTCACATGGGTGGAGAAGGACATCAGCG GGAAGACCCAGATCCAGTCCGTGGAGCCTTACaccaagcagcagctgaacaaCATGTCCTTCGCGGAGATCATCATGGGCTACAAGATCATGGATGCCACCAACATCCTGGTGTCCCCGCTGGTGTACCTGTACCCAGACATCCCCAAGGAGGAGGCGTTTGGGAAGTACTGCCGCTCCGAGAGCCAGGAGCACTCTGAAGCCACTGACTCAG GTGCTGCTCCCTACCTGAAGACCAAGTTCATCTGCGTCACCCC CACCTCCTTCAGCAACACCATCGACCTGCCCATGTCCCCGCGCACCCTGGACACGCTCATGCAGTTCGGCAGCACCAGCGAGGGAGCCGAGGCCAACACGGGGGGGCAGTTCG AGTCGCTGACCTTCGACATGGAGCTGACCCCGGAATGTGCCTCCTCGCCCATGTGA